From the Blastocatellia bacterium genome, one window contains:
- a CDS encoding serine/threonine protein kinase, which translates to MSGCVFSNCSSPSDGVNGRCEGCGSLIKNEMIRQRYIVEKVINRSKFGVNYLVKDSNKDSTFKIVKELQPVSEDDPDFYSVRRSTVERLFEREARVLMGLHHPGIPRLYAAFEEKSFAYLVEEYIPGTTLLESLDKSNRSKITEAEARRILKELATILVYLHSRVPAVVHRDIKPQNLMFAEDDGRLLLVEFAAVSQHAQKSTNSTVVGTAGYAPTEQLYGQAVPQSDLYAAGATILRLITGVHPSKLYNPIEKQFIWHSQANVTPAFACIIDGLLAQDLTERTSSAEQLLLELEILRPLPG; encoded by the coding sequence ATGTCTGGATGTGTTTTTAGTAATTGTTCTTCCCCTAGCGATGGTGTAAATGGACGTTGTGAAGGTTGTGGATCATTAATAAAAAATGAAATGATTCGACAACGTTACATTGTTGAAAAGGTTATAAACCGCAGTAAGTTTGGAGTTAACTACTTAGTTAAAGACTCAAACAAAGATAGCACTTTTAAGATAGTAAAAGAACTACAACCAGTTTCTGAAGATGATCCTGATTTTTATAGTGTAAGACGTTCTACAGTAGAGCGACTTTTTGAACGAGAAGCACGTGTATTAATGGGGCTACATCATCCTGGTATTCCTCGCCTATATGCTGCTTTTGAGGAGAAATCTTTTGCTTATTTGGTAGAAGAATATATTCCTGGAACAACATTACTAGAATCATTAGATAAATCTAACCGAAGTAAAATTACTGAAGCTGAGGCAAGAAGGATCTTAAAAGAACTTGCTACAATTTTAGTTTATCTACATTCCCGTGTTCCAGCAGTAGTTCACCGAGATATTAAGCCACAAAATTTAATGTTTGCTGAAGACGATGGACGGTTGTTATTGGTGGAATTTGCTGCGGTTTCTCAACATGCACAAAAAAGCACTAATAGCACAGTAGTTGGAACTGCTGGTTATGCTCCAACAGAGCAACTTTATGGGCAAGCTGTTCCACAAAGTGATTTATATGCTGCTGGTGCTACAATACTAAGGTTAATTACAGGAGTGCATCCTAGTAAGTTATATAACCCTATAGAAAAACAATTTATTTGGCATAGCCAAGCAAATGTTACTCCTGCCTTTGCTTGTATTATAGATGGGCTGCTAGCACAGGATTTAACCGAACGCACCAGTAGTGCAGAGCAGTTATTACTAGAGTTAGAAATCTTAAGACCTTTGCCAGGTTAA
- a CDS encoding competence/damage-inducible protein A, with translation MYTVVILAIGNELLIGETLDTNTNWLCQNLTALGLQVAATLTLPDDLGIIASTVEQLLSQKIFSFPINLLISTGGLGPTSDDLTLEAIAKSLDLSLELNQIAYQWIVEKYQALAEKNFVDSAEINDARSKMAFLPLTSIPIKNPEGVAPAIKITAKNTTIICLPGVPQEMKAFMLGPVQALLSELYETGIFAEKELFALCGDESLLAPILSQVAKLYPQVYIKSKAKGFGKDLRFQIKLHIRGKDSSINSLLSAAENSLCQALNSNGIQIIA, from the coding sequence ATGTACACAGTTGTAATTTTAGCTATAGGGAATGAGTTATTAATTGGTGAAACTTTAGACACCAATACAAATTGGCTTTGTCAAAATTTAACGGCTTTAGGTTTGCAAGTTGCTGCTACTTTAACTTTACCTGATGATTTAGGCATAATTGCTAGCACTGTTGAACAATTACTTAGTCAAAAAATTTTTTCTTTTCCAATAAATCTACTTATTAGTACTGGTGGTTTAGGCCCAACATCTGATGATCTAACTTTAGAAGCCATTGCTAAAAGCCTTGATTTGTCTTTGGAATTAAACCAAATTGCTTATCAATGGATAGTAGAAAAGTATCAAGCCTTAGCTGAAAAAAATTTTGTTGATAGCGCAGAAATAAATGATGCACGTAGTAAAATGGCATTTCTACCATTAACATCAATACCTATAAAAAACCCAGAAGGAGTAGCACCCGCAATAAAAATTACAGCTAAAAATACTACAATTATTTGTCTTCCAGGTGTTCCTCAGGAAATGAAAGCCTTTATGCTTGGCCCAGTGCAAGCATTGCTATCAGAATTATATGAAACAGGAATATTTGCCGAAAAAGAACTTTTTGCTTTGTGTGGGGATGAATCTTTACTTGCTCCTATTTTAAGTCAGGTTGCCAAACTTTACCCACAAGTTTATATTAAGTCCAAAGCAAAGGGTTTTGGTAAAGATTTACGTTTTCAAATTAAATTACATATCCGTGGTAAAGATAGTAGTATCAATAGCTTACTTAGTGCAGCCGAAAACTCTTTGTGTCAAGCACTAAATAGTAATGGAATTCAAATAATAGCTTAA